A section of the Mycolicibacterium anyangense genome encodes:
- a CDS encoding taurine ABC transporter substrate-binding protein → MKLRRIAAVALAAITMIGMAGCSVDHGKNDAGKPTLRIGYQTFPSGDLIVKNNRWLEDALPDYNIKWIKFDSGADVNTAFIAKELDFGALGSSPVARGLSAPLNIPYSVAFVLDVAGDNEALVARNGSGINSIADLKGKRVATPFASTAHYSLLAALAQNGLSPSDVQLIDLQPQAILAAWERGDIAAAYTWLPTLDQLRKSGKDLITSRQLAKDGKPTLDLAAVANSFAKDHPEVVDVWRKQQARALTVIHDDPAAAAKAIGAEIGLSPADVEGQLKQGVYLTPQEVASPQWLGTQGNPGNVAANLESASQFLAEQKQIPAAAPLKTFQDAIYTQGLPDVITK, encoded by the coding sequence ATGAAGCTGAGGAGAATTGCCGCCGTCGCACTCGCCGCGATCACCATGATCGGGATGGCGGGATGCTCGGTCGATCACGGCAAGAACGATGCGGGCAAGCCGACGCTGCGCATCGGGTACCAGACCTTCCCCAGCGGAGACCTGATCGTCAAGAACAACCGGTGGCTGGAAGACGCGTTGCCGGACTACAACATCAAGTGGATCAAGTTCGACTCCGGCGCCGACGTGAACACCGCGTTCATCGCCAAGGAGCTCGACTTCGGCGCCCTGGGCTCCAGCCCGGTCGCGCGTGGTCTGTCCGCCCCGCTCAACATTCCCTACAGCGTGGCCTTCGTCCTCGACGTCGCCGGCGACAACGAGGCGCTGGTCGCCCGCAACGGCAGCGGCATCAACTCGATCGCCGATCTCAAGGGCAAGCGGGTGGCCACCCCGTTCGCGTCCACCGCGCACTACAGTCTGCTGGCCGCACTGGCCCAGAATGGCTTGTCGCCCAGCGACGTTCAGTTGATCGACCTGCAGCCGCAGGCGATCCTGGCGGCCTGGGAGCGCGGTGATATCGCGGCGGCCTACACCTGGCTGCCCACATTGGACCAGCTGCGCAAGAGCGGCAAGGACTTGATCACCAGCCGCCAGCTGGCCAAGGACGGCAAGCCGACCCTCGACCTCGCCGCGGTGGCCAACTCGTTCGCCAAAGATCACCCCGAGGTCGTCGACGTCTGGCGCAAGCAGCAGGCTCGGGCGCTGACCGTGATCCATGACGACCCGGCCGCGGCGGCCAAGGCCATCGGCGCCGAGATCGGGCTGTCGCCCGCCGACGTCGAGGGACAGCTCAAGCAGGGCGTGTACCTGACCCCGCAAGAGGTGGCATCGCCGCAGTGGCTGGGCACCCAGGGCAACCCGGGCAACGTGGCGGCCAACCTGGAGAGCGCCTCGCAGTTCCTCGCCGAGCAGAAGCAGATCCCGGCTGCCGCACCGCTCAAGACATTCCAGGACGCCATCTACACCCAGGGGTTACCGGATGTCATCACCAAGTGA
- a CDS encoding ABC transporter ATP-binding protein: MSSPSETVAGAQAPAPSAAHTDGGIHISGVQHRYGTTTALGPIDLAVEPGSFLVLVGASGCGKSTLLRLIAGFESPTEGELTVSGRQPVPGKTAGVVFQQPRLFPWRSVGGNIELALKYSGTPRERRAQRRDELLHRVGLEAIGDRKIWEISGGQQQRVAIARALASERPETSLLLLDEPFAALDALTRERLQEDVRQVSAESGRTTVFVTHSADEAAFLGSRIVVLTRRPGQVALDLPVDLPRSGVDPDELRRSPEYTRLRSEVGRAVKAAAA; this comes from the coding sequence ATGTCATCACCAAGTGAGACGGTGGCCGGTGCCCAGGCACCCGCCCCGTCGGCCGCTCACACCGACGGCGGCATCCACATCAGTGGTGTCCAGCACCGATACGGCACGACGACGGCGCTGGGCCCGATCGACCTCGCCGTCGAACCCGGGTCCTTCCTGGTGCTCGTCGGTGCCTCGGGCTGCGGCAAGAGCACACTGCTTCGGCTGATCGCCGGTTTCGAGTCGCCCACCGAGGGCGAGTTGACGGTATCCGGCCGGCAGCCGGTGCCCGGGAAGACCGCGGGCGTGGTCTTCCAGCAGCCCCGGCTGTTCCCGTGGCGCTCGGTCGGCGGCAATATCGAACTGGCGCTGAAGTATTCGGGCACGCCGCGGGAACGCCGGGCGCAACGGCGCGACGAACTGCTGCACCGGGTCGGGCTGGAAGCCATCGGTGACCGCAAGATCTGGGAGATCAGCGGCGGCCAGCAGCAGCGGGTGGCGATCGCCAGGGCACTGGCCTCCGAACGCCCCGAAACCTCCCTGCTGCTGCTCGACGAGCCGTTCGCCGCGCTGGACGCCCTGACCCGCGAACGTCTGCAGGAGGACGTCCGTCAGGTCAGCGCCGAGTCGGGACGCACGACGGTGTTCGTCACGCACAGCGCCGACGAGGCAGCGTTCCTGGGTTCCAGGATCGTGGTGCTGACCCGCCGTCCGGGTCAGGTGGCACTGGATCTGCCGGTCGATCTACCGCGTAGCGGCGTCGATCCCGATGAGCTGCGGCGCTCACCGGAGTACACCCGGTTGCGCTCGGAAGTGGGACGGGCCGTGAAAGCAGCCGCGGCTTAG
- a CDS encoding MlaE family ABC transporter permease: protein MTTSTGVSAYVQDRLRAPLTAVGGFFRMCVLTAKATTKWPFEWREFIIQAWFQFRVTFLPTIAVAVPNTILIIFTINILLVEFGAADVSGAGAALAAVTQLGPIVTVLVVAGAGSTAICADLGARTIREEIDALEVLGIDPIHRLVLPRVVASTFVAVLLNGAVIAVGLVGGFIFGVYMQNISAGAYVSTLTLITGLPEVVISIVKALTFGLIAGLVGCYRGLTVSGGAKGLGTAVNETLVLSVVALFAVNVVLTTIGVRFGTGR, encoded by the coding sequence GTGACGACATCGACAGGGGTGTCGGCCTACGTTCAGGACCGGCTGCGGGCCCCGCTCACCGCCGTCGGCGGCTTCTTCCGGATGTGCGTGCTCACGGCGAAGGCCACCACCAAATGGCCTTTCGAATGGCGCGAATTCATCATTCAGGCGTGGTTCCAGTTCCGGGTGACGTTCCTGCCGACCATTGCGGTGGCCGTCCCCAACACGATCCTGATCATCTTCACCATCAACATTCTGCTGGTCGAGTTCGGCGCGGCTGACGTCTCCGGTGCGGGTGCGGCGCTGGCCGCGGTCACCCAGCTCGGCCCGATCGTCACCGTGCTGGTGGTCGCGGGTGCCGGGTCGACGGCCATCTGCGCCGACCTCGGAGCCCGCACCATCCGCGAGGAGATCGACGCCCTCGAGGTGCTCGGTATCGACCCGATTCACCGCCTGGTGCTGCCCCGCGTGGTGGCCTCCACCTTTGTGGCGGTTCTGCTCAACGGCGCGGTCATCGCGGTCGGCCTGGTGGGTGGCTTCATCTTCGGCGTCTACATGCAGAACATCTCGGCCGGCGCCTACGTCTCCACGCTCACCCTGATCACCGGGCTGCCGGAGGTGGTCATCTCGATCGTCAAGGCCCTCACCTTCGGCCTCATCGCCGGCCTGGTCGGGTGCTATCGCGGCCTGACGGTGTCCGGCGGCGCCAAGGGCCTGGGCACCGCGGTGAACGAGACGCTGGTGCTGTCGGTCGTCGCATTGTTCGCCGTGAACGTCGTGCTCACGACCATCGGTGTCCGGTTCGGAACGGGGCGTTGA
- a CDS encoding SRPBCC family protein yields MPLVSKTLEVNADAASILGIVADFEAYPQWNDEVKAVYILARYDDGRPSQLRIDTVIQGHESTFIQAVYYPGDGQIQTVLQQGDVFTKQDQLFSVVGMGPASLLTVDLDVETSMPVPAMMVKKLTSDVLEHLAANLKDRAEQLAAG; encoded by the coding sequence ATGCCGCTCGTCTCCAAAACCCTAGAGGTCAATGCCGACGCCGCTTCGATCCTGGGCATCGTGGCCGACTTCGAGGCCTATCCGCAATGGAACGACGAGGTCAAGGCCGTCTACATCCTGGCTCGCTACGACGACGGGCGCCCCAGCCAGCTGCGCATCGACACCGTCATCCAGGGCCACGAGAGCACCTTCATCCAGGCCGTCTACTACCCGGGCGACGGTCAGATCCAGACGGTGCTGCAGCAGGGTGACGTGTTCACCAAGCAGGATCAGCTGTTCTCGGTGGTCGGGATGGGGCCGGCCAGCCTGCTGACCGTCGACCTCGACGTCGAGACCTCGATGCCGGTGCCCGCCATGATGGTCAAGAAGCTGACCAGCGACGTGCTCGAGCACCTGGCCGCCAACCTCAAGGATCGCGCCGAGCAACTCGCCGCCGGCTGA
- a CDS encoding TetR/AcrR family transcriptional regulator, translated as MPPENGMTRREELLAVATKLFAARGYHGTRMDDVADVVGLNKATVYHYYASKSLILFDIYQRAAQRTLVAVHDDPSWTAREALYQYTVRLLTNIAEDPEGAAVYFQEQPYISEWFTDEQVAEVREKENQVFEHVTGVIERGIASGEFYDCDSHVVALGYIGMTLGAYRWLRPDGRRSAQEIAAEFSTALLRGLIRDEKARVESPLGAPENHTAAGKARG; from the coding sequence ATGCCACCCGAGAACGGGATGACCCGGCGCGAAGAGCTGCTGGCCGTCGCCACCAAGCTCTTTGCCGCGCGGGGCTACCACGGCACCCGGATGGACGATGTCGCCGATGTGGTGGGCCTGAACAAGGCCACCGTCTATCACTATTACGCCAGCAAGTCGCTGATCTTGTTCGACATCTATCAACGGGCCGCGCAGCGAACCCTGGTCGCCGTCCACGACGACCCGTCCTGGACCGCCCGCGAGGCGCTCTACCAATACACGGTGCGCCTGCTGACCAACATCGCCGAGGACCCCGAGGGTGCGGCGGTGTACTTCCAGGAGCAGCCCTACATCTCCGAGTGGTTCACCGACGAGCAGGTCGCCGAAGTCCGGGAGAAGGAGAACCAGGTCTTCGAGCATGTCACCGGGGTGATCGAGCGCGGTATCGCCAGTGGCGAGTTCTACGACTGCGACTCCCACGTGGTGGCGCTGGGCTACATCGGCATGACGCTGGGGGCTTACCGCTGGCTGCGGCCCGACGGCCGGCGCAGCGCACAGGAGATCGCCGCTGAATTCAGCACCGCGCTGCTGCGTGGCCTGATCCGGGACGAGAAGGCCCGGGTGGAGTCACCACTGGGCGCGCCGGAGAACCACACCGCAGCAGGCAAGGCGCGCGGCTAG
- a CDS encoding ABC transporter permease, whose amino-acid sequence MSVFVDVTPDGGARPAAADPQSSARWLGVAKRAGLPLLSVLVFFVVWQLAAASEIWNQTFVPYPSTVWHAFIDVSTTHDGVRGYAGYLLWEHLYMTLRRVFVGVVIGVAVGVLLGLAMGSIPWVRSVLEPWLTFLRALPPLAYFFLLVIWLGIDEAPKITLLALAALPPAAVATTAAVVAVPVSLVEAARALGASRRDVVRDIVIPSALPETFTGIRLAVGMAYSSVVAAELFNGIPGIGGLVKDASNYNNTPVVLVGIFAIGISGLVIDGLLRSVERRAVPWRGKV is encoded by the coding sequence GTGTCTGTGTTCGTTGACGTGACCCCTGATGGCGGGGCTCGGCCGGCCGCTGCTGATCCGCAGTCCTCGGCCAGGTGGCTGGGCGTGGCCAAACGGGCGGGGCTGCCCCTGCTGTCGGTGCTGGTGTTCTTCGTGGTCTGGCAACTCGCCGCGGCCAGTGAGATCTGGAACCAGACGTTCGTCCCCTATCCGAGCACGGTGTGGCACGCCTTCATCGACGTCTCCACCACCCATGATGGCGTCCGCGGCTATGCGGGGTATCTGCTGTGGGAGCACCTCTATATGACCCTGCGCCGGGTGTTCGTCGGCGTGGTCATCGGCGTTGCGGTCGGTGTCCTGCTCGGCCTGGCCATGGGCTCGATCCCCTGGGTGCGCAGCGTGCTGGAGCCGTGGCTGACCTTCCTGCGGGCGCTGCCGCCGTTGGCCTACTTCTTCCTGCTGGTGATCTGGCTCGGTATCGACGAGGCACCCAAGATCACGCTGCTGGCGCTGGCCGCGCTCCCACCTGCAGCAGTCGCGACCACCGCGGCCGTGGTGGCCGTGCCGGTGAGCCTGGTCGAGGCTGCCCGGGCGCTCGGCGCATCACGGCGTGACGTGGTGCGCGACATTGTCATCCCGTCCGCTCTGCCGGAGACCTTCACCGGCATCCGCCTTGCGGTCGGCATGGCCTACTCGTCGGTGGTTGCCGCCGAATTGTTCAACGGAATCCCCGGTATCGGCGGCCTGGTCAAGGACGCCAGCAATTACAACAACACTCCCGTGGTGCTCGTGGGCATCTTCGCCATCGGCATCTCGGGTTTGGTGATCGACGGTCTGCTGCGCTCGGTCGAGCGTCGCGCCGTCCCCTGGAGAGGAAAGGTATGA
- a CDS encoding GntR family transcriptional regulator — translation MNAPTSAVRSRRRSQLADEVAQHLRDAIMTGTLRPGTFIRLDETAAQLGVSITPVREALLTLRGEGMVQLEPRRGYVVVPLTRQDITDIFWLQATIARELAATAIERLTTEQIDELDEANTRLAQAIADGDPAAITAAEFAFHRLFNRSTGRVKLSWFLLHVARYMPPLVYVTDPTWGHDTVHNHQQLITALRRGDRDTVVQIIEDEFADAVNRLVEQLESSGIWR, via the coding sequence GTGAACGCACCGACTTCCGCAGTACGGTCACGGCGCCGTTCACAACTGGCAGATGAAGTCGCCCAACACCTTCGCGACGCGATCATGACGGGCACGCTGCGGCCGGGAACCTTCATCCGGCTCGACGAGACGGCCGCCCAACTCGGGGTGAGCATCACCCCGGTGCGGGAGGCATTGCTGACGCTGCGCGGTGAGGGGATGGTGCAACTCGAACCCCGCCGCGGTTACGTGGTGGTACCGCTGACCAGGCAGGACATCACCGACATCTTCTGGCTGCAGGCAACCATCGCCAGGGAGCTGGCCGCTACGGCGATCGAACGGCTCACCACCGAGCAGATCGACGAGCTCGACGAGGCCAACACGCGCCTGGCACAAGCGATCGCCGACGGTGACCCGGCAGCCATCACCGCTGCCGAGTTCGCCTTCCACCGGTTGTTCAACCGATCCACCGGACGAGTCAAATTGTCCTGGTTCCTGCTGCACGTCGCGCGCTACATGCCGCCGCTGGTCTACGTCACCGACCCCACCTGGGGGCACGACACCGTGCACAACCACCAGCAGCTGATCACCGCACTGCGCCGCGGTGATCGCGACACGGTGGTACAGATCATCGAGGACGAGTTCGCCGATGCCGTCAATCGACTGGTCGAACAGCTGGAGAGCAGCGGGATCTGGCGCTGA
- a CDS encoding sensor histidine kinase has protein sequence MLDYLTTEPVRVAAVLRLPLIVLMALLVYIQDVEHWLPDVYGAVLLLYAAFAVVWLVVVLRIPIRWWFGVASTAVDVLVVLVLCLVSGGATVWLLPVFFLVPITVAFLDRPELTAALGLSAAGGYLLAWIVYSKRDDTVGLPNVVYVQVGCLLWLAAATTALCYVLSKRRSRVRALLDVRRRLVAESMQADERNNRQLSEQLHDGPLQNLLAARLDLEDLRDNPTGEGFDRVDAALRETVTLLRDTVTTLHPQVLAQVGLGPALRELVRQYEQRWDVTFDCEIDEVGKPRAQALLYRAARELLSNAHKHSRASRVQVDVHRVAGAVVLRVVDDGVGFDPSVLESKVADGHIGLASLVVGIEEMGGSVRFAHTGGGGATTVVTMPEAEPPNQL, from the coding sequence ATGCTCGATTACCTGACCACCGAGCCGGTCCGGGTCGCCGCAGTCCTGCGTCTGCCGTTGATCGTCCTGATGGCGCTGCTGGTCTACATCCAGGACGTCGAACACTGGCTGCCCGACGTGTACGGCGCTGTGCTGCTGCTCTACGCGGCCTTCGCGGTGGTGTGGCTGGTGGTCGTCCTGCGTATCCCGATCCGGTGGTGGTTCGGGGTGGCCTCGACCGCCGTCGACGTCCTCGTGGTGCTGGTGCTGTGTCTGGTCTCCGGCGGGGCGACGGTGTGGCTGCTACCGGTGTTCTTCCTGGTGCCGATCACGGTCGCCTTCCTGGACCGTCCCGAACTCACTGCGGCACTGGGGTTGAGCGCCGCTGGCGGCTACCTGCTCGCCTGGATCGTCTACTCCAAGCGCGACGACACCGTGGGCCTGCCCAATGTCGTCTACGTTCAGGTCGGCTGCTTGCTCTGGCTCGCCGCGGCGACCACCGCGCTGTGCTATGTCTTGTCGAAGCGACGGTCCCGGGTGCGTGCCCTGCTGGACGTACGCAGGCGGCTGGTGGCCGAATCGATGCAGGCCGATGAACGCAACAACCGGCAACTGTCCGAACAGTTGCACGACGGTCCGTTGCAGAACCTGCTGGCGGCGCGTCTGGACCTCGAGGATCTGCGGGACAACCCCACCGGGGAGGGGTTCGATCGGGTCGATGCCGCGCTGCGCGAAACGGTCACCCTGCTGCGCGACACCGTCACCACCCTGCACCCGCAGGTACTGGCCCAGGTCGGGCTGGGCCCCGCCCTGCGGGAGTTGGTGCGGCAGTACGAGCAACGCTGGGACGTCACCTTCGACTGCGAGATCGACGAGGTCGGCAAGCCTCGCGCCCAGGCCCTGCTCTACCGAGCCGCGCGCGAGCTTCTGTCCAACGCGCACAAGCACTCTCGCGCGAGCCGGGTACAGGTGGATGTGCACCGGGTGGCCGGTGCCGTCGTACTGCGGGTGGTCGACGACGGAGTGGGCTTCGACCCTTCGGTGCTGGAGAGCAAGGTGGCCGACGGCCACATCGGGCTGGCGTCGTTGGTGGTCGGGATCGAGGAGATGGGCGGTTCGGTCCGATTCGCCCACACCGGTGGCGGCGGGGCCACCACGGTGGTCACGATGCCCGAGGCGGAACCACCGAACCAGCTGTGA
- the fadD5 gene encoding fatty-acid--CoA ligase FadD5 — MTTTTEQATEQPYLSRRLNWTNQLARHALMQPDATAIRFMGKTTTWVQLEQRVSGLAGALCRRGVRFGDRVMILMLNRPEFVEVTLAANQLGAIAVPVNFRLTPPELAFLVQDCAAAVVVTEPVLADVARAVRNLAPELATVIVAGAATEADVLGYEDLVAEVGEPAAAVDIPNDHPALIMYTSGTTGRPKGAVLTHANLTGQAMTSMYTTGPDINHDVGFIGVPLFHIAGIGNMLGGLLLGTPTVIHPLGGFDPGELLDVLAAEKVTGIFLVPAQWQAVCAAQQAAPRDVRLRTLSWGAAPASDTLLRQMAETFPDSKILAAFGQTEMSPVTCMLLGEDAIRKLGSVGKVIPTVAARVVDEDMNDVPVGEVGEIVYRAPTLMAGYWNNPQATAEAFAGGWFHSGDLVRMDDEGYVWVVDRKKDMIISGGENIYCAEVENALAAHPAIVEVAVIGRPHPKWGEVPVAVAAISAAELRLADLTDFLNDRLARYKHPKAVEIVDALPRNPAGKVLKTELRIRFGARGGGDSVGETDSDTANPG; from the coding sequence TTGACCACGACCACTGAGCAGGCCACTGAGCAGCCGTATCTGTCCCGGCGCCTGAATTGGACGAACCAGCTGGCGCGGCACGCCCTCATGCAGCCCGACGCCACTGCCATCCGGTTCATGGGCAAGACCACCACCTGGGTCCAGTTGGAGCAGCGGGTCAGCGGCCTGGCTGGTGCCCTGTGCCGGCGCGGAGTCCGCTTCGGGGACCGGGTCATGATCCTCATGCTCAACCGGCCCGAGTTCGTCGAAGTCACCCTGGCCGCCAACCAGCTCGGCGCCATCGCGGTGCCGGTGAATTTCCGCCTCACCCCGCCCGAACTAGCGTTCCTGGTCCAGGACTGTGCAGCGGCCGTTGTCGTCACCGAACCGGTATTGGCCGATGTCGCCAGGGCCGTCCGTAACCTGGCGCCGGAACTGGCCACCGTCATCGTGGCCGGGGCCGCGACCGAGGCCGACGTCCTGGGCTACGAGGACCTGGTCGCCGAAGTCGGGGAGCCGGCCGCGGCCGTCGACATCCCCAACGACCACCCCGCCTTGATCATGTACACCTCGGGCACTACCGGACGCCCCAAGGGCGCGGTGCTGACCCACGCCAATCTCACCGGCCAGGCGATGACGTCGATGTACACCACCGGCCCCGACATCAACCACGACGTCGGCTTCATCGGCGTCCCGCTGTTCCACATCGCCGGTATCGGCAACATGCTGGGTGGACTGCTGCTGGGCACCCCGACGGTCATCCACCCGCTGGGCGGATTCGATCCGGGGGAGCTGCTGGACGTCCTGGCTGCCGAGAAGGTCACCGGCATCTTCCTGGTCCCGGCGCAGTGGCAGGCGGTGTGCGCCGCGCAGCAGGCCGCTCCGCGCGACGTCCGGCTGCGGACCTTGTCCTGGGGCGCCGCCCCCGCCTCGGACACCCTGCTTCGCCAGATGGCCGAGACGTTCCCGGACAGCAAGATCCTGGCCGCCTTCGGCCAGACCGAGATGTCACCGGTCACCTGCATGCTGCTGGGCGAGGATGCCATCCGGAAGCTGGGCTCGGTGGGCAAGGTCATCCCGACCGTTGCCGCACGGGTCGTCGACGAGGACATGAACGACGTCCCCGTCGGCGAGGTCGGGGAGATCGTCTACCGCGCCCCCACCCTGATGGCCGGCTATTGGAACAACCCGCAGGCGACGGCCGAGGCGTTCGCCGGGGGCTGGTTCCACTCCGGCGATCTGGTCCGGATGGACGACGAAGGCTACGTCTGGGTCGTCGACCGCAAGAAGGACATGATCATCTCCGGCGGCGAGAACATCTACTGCGCGGAAGTGGAGAACGCCCTCGCAGCCCACCCGGCGATCGTCGAAGTCGCCGTCATCGGCCGGCCGCACCCGAAGTGGGGCGAGGTTCCGGTGGCGGTCGCCGCGATCTCGGCAGCCGAGCTCCGGCTGGCTGATCTCACCGACTTCCTCAACGACCGCCTGGCCCGCTACAAGCATCCGAAGGCGGTGGAAATCGTTGACGCGTTACCCCGCAATCCGGCCGGTAAGGTTCTCAAGACCGAACTGCGAATCCGGTTCGGCGCCAGGGGCGGTGGTGACAGCGTCGGCGAAACCGATTCGGATACAGCAAATCCCGGCTGA
- a CDS encoding acyl-CoA thioesterase, which produces MTEWTTTAARPDPARLRLDSYPVIDTVQVRYADLDTNGHANNLALESMHENARALMNRLLFPDAYNVTTREFRLVNSQNAVHFLAEVHWPALVTTGAGVGRIGRTSFVQSTALFVNDACVGVADTVLVLLGDDGPVPFTDDDRAKLATLSLGSPRLT; this is translated from the coding sequence GTGACTGAATGGACGACCACCGCCGCGCGGCCCGATCCGGCGCGACTGCGGCTGGACAGCTACCCCGTCATCGACACAGTCCAGGTTCGCTACGCCGATCTCGACACCAACGGCCATGCCAACAACCTGGCGCTGGAGTCGATGCACGAGAACGCGCGAGCTCTGATGAACCGCCTCCTGTTCCCCGACGCCTATAACGTCACCACCCGCGAGTTCCGGCTGGTGAACTCTCAGAACGCCGTCCATTTCCTGGCCGAGGTGCACTGGCCGGCACTGGTCACCACCGGAGCCGGAGTGGGGCGGATCGGGCGAACATCCTTCGTGCAGTCCACCGCGCTGTTCGTCAATGACGCCTGTGTCGGTGTGGCTGACACCGTGCTGGTGCTGCTGGGAGACGACGGCCCGGTGCCATTCACCGACGACGACCGCGCCAAGCTGGCGACCCTGTCTCTCGGTTCGCCGAGATTGACGTAA
- a CDS encoding response regulator, with protein MSQNRKVRVVVGDDHPLFRDGLVRALGGSGEIEVIAEAEDGPSALSLIKEHQPDVALLDYQMPGMDGAEVAAAVVRDELATRVLLVSAHDEAEIVYHALQQGAAGYLPKDSTRSEIVNAVLDCAKGRDVLAPRLASGLAVEIRRRAEPSGPALSAREREVLGMIAHGRSIPSIAEELFLAPSTVKTHVQRLYEKLGVSDRAAAVAEAMRRGLLE; from the coding sequence ATGTCCCAGAACCGCAAGGTGCGCGTTGTCGTCGGTGACGATCACCCACTGTTCCGCGACGGCCTAGTCCGGGCTCTCGGCGGCAGCGGTGAGATCGAGGTGATCGCCGAGGCCGAGGACGGCCCGTCGGCGCTGTCGCTGATCAAGGAGCACCAGCCCGATGTGGCGCTGCTGGACTATCAGATGCCGGGGATGGACGGTGCCGAGGTGGCCGCGGCGGTGGTCCGCGACGAACTGGCTACCCGGGTGCTTCTGGTCTCTGCGCACGACGAAGCCGAGATCGTCTACCACGCCCTGCAGCAGGGGGCCGCGGGTTACCTGCCCAAGGACTCGACACGCTCGGAAATCGTCAATGCCGTGCTCGACTGCGCCAAGGGCCGTGACGTGCTCGCGCCGCGCCTGGCCTCGGGTCTGGCCGTGGAGATCCGTCGCCGCGCCGAACCTTCGGGCCCCGCGCTCAGCGCGCGGGAACGCGAAGTGCTCGGCATGATCGCCCACGGGCGCAGCATCCCCTCGATCGCCGAGGAACTGTTCCTGGCGCCCTCGACGGTCAAGACCCACGTCCAGCGCCTCTACGAGAAACTGGGCGTCAGCGACCGGGCCGCCGCGGTCGCTGAGGCGATGCGCCGCGGACTCCTGGAGTAA
- a CDS encoding low temperature requirement protein A produces the protein MTAGLRAMIARDPHEPHRAASSLELLFDLVFVVAVSQASGALHHLWEEQHFGHGLVAYAMVFFAIFNAWLNFTWFSSAFDTDDWLYRFATFVQMAGALTIAAGAQRAMVDNDFRAIVVGYVIMRVAAAAQWTRAAISDKQSRGTCVRYAVGIVVVQSLWVTWSITGGPVWLFAVLAVADLSVSPIAEHYRPTAFHHHHIAERYGLFTLIVLGESILASANSIIGSLSDTDARSGLIACAACSLVIVAAMWWIYFDRPQHDQLMTFRRAFFWGYLHYFIFAAAAAFSAGVEVAVAENLGESRLPHGLAGLTLTIPLAVFILATWLVLDAVRRDTVQAIGTLALTAAMVATALLPYPPAGAAAVMVASAALVSWRHRIQDGVRNGAENGVENR, from the coding sequence TTGACGGCCGGCCTGCGGGCGATGATCGCCCGCGATCCCCACGAACCGCACCGTGCGGCAAGCTCGCTGGAATTGCTGTTCGACCTGGTGTTCGTCGTCGCCGTGTCCCAGGCTTCCGGCGCCCTGCACCACCTCTGGGAAGAGCAGCACTTCGGGCACGGCTTGGTCGCCTACGCGATGGTGTTCTTCGCCATCTTCAATGCCTGGCTGAACTTCACCTGGTTCTCCAGTGCCTTCGACACCGACGACTGGCTGTACCGCTTCGCCACCTTCGTGCAGATGGCCGGCGCGCTGACGATCGCCGCCGGAGCCCAACGGGCCATGGTGGACAACGACTTTCGGGCGATCGTCGTCGGCTACGTGATCATGCGCGTGGCGGCGGCCGCGCAATGGACGCGGGCGGCCATCAGCGATAAGCAGTCCCGCGGCACCTGTGTGCGCTACGCCGTCGGGATCGTGGTGGTCCAGTCGCTGTGGGTGACCTGGTCGATCACCGGCGGCCCGGTCTGGCTGTTCGCGGTGCTCGCGGTGGCGGACCTCTCGGTGTCACCGATCGCCGAACACTATCGGCCCACCGCGTTCCATCACCACCACATCGCCGAGCGCTACGGACTGTTCACCCTGATCGTTCTCGGGGAATCCATTCTCGCCAGCGCGAATTCGATCATCGGAAGCCTGTCGGACACCGATGCACGAAGCGGCCTCATCGCCTGCGCGGCGTGCTCGCTGGTCATCGTGGCGGCCATGTGGTGGATCTACTTCGACCGCCCGCAGCACGACCAGCTGATGACGTTTCGCAGAGCCTTCTTCTGGGGCTACCTGCATTACTTCATCTTCGCCGCGGCGGCCGCGTTCTCAGCCGGGGTTGAGGTCGCGGTGGCCGAGAACCTCGGCGAGAGTCGCCTGCCGCACGGCCTCGCCGGGTTGACGTTGACGATCCCGCTGGCGGTCTTCATCCTGGCCACCTGGCTGGTGCTCGACGCGGTACGCCGGGACACGGTGCAGGCGATCGGGACGCTGGCGCTGACCGCGGCGATGGTCGCCACCGCGTTACTGCCCTACCCACCGGCTGGGGCGGCGGCCGTTATGGTCGCGTCGGCCGCACTGGTCAGCTGGCGCCACCGGATCCAAGACGGCGTCCGCAACGGTGCCGAGAATGGTGTCGAAAACCGCTAA